Part of the Cyanobacteria bacterium GSL.Bin1 genome is shown below.
AATCGCAGCTAAATGGTTGTTGGTCATTTGTTCTTTGTCCTTTGCTTGTCTTGATAACTAATGACCAATGACGAATAACGAATAAACTGATGAAAATTATCTTTTTTGGGACGCCTCATTTTGCCGTTCCCAGCTTAGAAGCGTTACTCCAGCATTCTGACATAGAAGTTGCTGCTGTTGTCACACAACCGGATAAACCAAAAGGAAGAGGGAAAAAACTGATTCCTTCGCCGGTGAAAGAAGTGGCAAGTGTCAATAACCTTCCTGTTTTACAGCCCAAGCGGGTGAAAAAAGACCAAACTGCCTTACAGCAGTTACGAGACTTCAATGCCGATGCGTTTATTGTGGCTGCTTATGGGCAAATTCTATCGCCAGAAATTCTAGAAATGCCGAGTTTGGGCTGCATTAATGTTCATGGGTCGATTTTACCGCAATATCGCGGTGCTGCCCCGATCCAATGGAGTCTATGTAACGGTGAAACAGAAGTGGGAGTGACCACTATGTTGATGGACGCTGGCATGGATACCGGGGCAATGTTAGAAACAGCAACAACCCCTGTGGCTTTGCTAGATAATGCCGAAACCGTGGGGGAACGATTAGCTAAGATTGGGGGCGAGTTATTAGTGGAGACGCTGTTACGTTGGGAAAACGGGGAGATTGAAGCGACCCCGCAAGCTGAAAGTGCCGCCACTTATGCTCCCCTAATTCAAAAAAGTGATTATGAATTGAATTGGTCAAAAAGCGCGATCGCGCTGCATAATCAAATCCGAGGCTTTTATCCTCACTGTACGACTACCCTACGTGGAGAACCCCTAAAAATTCTAGAAACGGTTCCCTTGGGAGAAGCGTATTGGTCGCAACTGCCAGCGACCTATCAAGCGCTGCGTCAACAATGGGAAACCCTTGCGCAAAAAACAGGAGAAGCAGGAGAAATTGTGGCGATTGTGAAAAAATTTGGCGCGATTGTACAAACTGGTAGCGGCTTATTGCTACTGTCTCAAGTGCAACGTTCTGGAAAACGCCCTCAGTTCGGTTGGGATTTTGTGAATGGGATGCGCTTAGCAGAAGGAGAGAAATTCAGTTAAGTTAGGTGTCAACGGGTTGATAAGAGGGACAACCTTCACAGGGACCTTCCGGGTTCACGGCACAGCGTAACAGTTCGGAACGGGCGTTGTACTGGCAAGTAATATCCCCAATGACCCATTTGCCTTCTAAATAAGAGGTTTCTTCCGGGCGTTGCGCCGATTGGACATAAAGGGAGATCTTATCCAAACGATATCCCCCCACTTTATATTGATAATGGTGATGGCGTTCTAAAACCCGATAAGTTTCGCCGTTAATTTCAACATGTTGTCCCGGTTGCGGTCTAGAATCAAGCTGAATTTTTCCCAACGACTGACGAGGATGACTCAAAATAATCTCAGTGGGAAGGGAATTTGGCTCCATCATCACCTACCTTTTTTAGACTACATTACACGATGGTAACGCATTTCACTTTTATGGTAATGAATGATTCAGTCTCAATTAAGAGAATAAAATTTTCCTAGTAAGTCGTGATTAGTCAAGTTACAGGATAAAGCTCGATCATTCATGATACTTAACGCCAAACACAATCGCTCAAAACCGCGATCGCGCTTGGCGTTCCCTGAATCTGAAAAAAATGGGTTTCAG
Proteins encoded:
- a CDS encoding methionyl-tRNA formyltransferase translates to MKIIFFGTPHFAVPSLEALLQHSDIEVAAVVTQPDKPKGRGKKLIPSPVKEVASVNNLPVLQPKRVKKDQTALQQLRDFNADAFIVAAYGQILSPEILEMPSLGCINVHGSILPQYRGAAPIQWSLCNGETEVGVTTMLMDAGMDTGAMLETATTPVALLDNAETVGERLAKIGGELLVETLLRWENGEIEATPQAESAATYAPLIQKSDYELNWSKSAIALHNQIRGFYPHCTTTLRGEPLKILETVPLGEAYWSQLPATYQALRQQWETLAQKTGEAGEIVAIVKKFGAIVQTGSGLLLLSQVQRSGKRPQFGWDFVNGMRLAEGEKFS